Proteins from a genomic interval of Polyodon spathula isolate WHYD16114869_AA chromosome 1, ASM1765450v1, whole genome shotgun sequence:
- the LOC121317637 gene encoding sulfate anion transporter 1-like produces MEGSTSEKISYLLERREHKQWNPKEVLKSKLSKSCSCSVQKLKNSFIGFFPVLQWLPKYKLKEHAWGDIMSGLIVGIILVPQAIAYCLLAGLQPIYGLYTSFFANIIYFIMGTSRHVSVGIFSLMSLMVGQVVDREVQLAGFDMSDDNQVVAMSPEDLWYGSNTANTTKLNSTLGAFNMECGKDCYAISVAAALTLMAGVYQILMAVFQLGFVSVYLSGPMLDGFATGASLTILTVQVKYLLGIKIPRTQGFGTLIITWINIFRNIQNTNSCDVITSAICITVLVVAKELGDCYKDRLKIPLPTELVVVVTATLVSYFADLNRVYGSSISGAIPTGFIQPEVPSLGMMARVALDAIPLAVVSFAFTVSLTEMFAKKHGYTTRPNQEMLAIGFCNIIPSFFHCFTTSAALAKTLVKDSTGCHTQVSSLISAFVVLLVLLFFAPLFHSLQKCVLACIIIVSLRGALRKFRSVPSQWQINKVDTLIWIVTMLSSALISTEMGLLVGVVFSILCVVARTQLPHMAILGQIQDSVFYEDSKEYKNLSTIPKVKIFRFQAPLYYANKDFFLQSLYKTSGLDPVLEEAKRKKTEKKAKAKAAKQAKENGQDKSNGNTPLIFTPDGFDFHTIILDCSSMQFLDTTGLVTLKGILKDYKEIGISILLACCNTSVIDSLKQGSYFGAYEKDISTLLFYTVHSAVQFAVSREVAIIDSVV; encoded by the exons ATGGAGGGCAGCACATCAGAGAAGATCTCCTATTTACTGGAGAGACGAGAACACAAGCAGTGGAACCCCAAGGAGGTCCTCAAAAGCAAACTGAGCAAAAGCTGCTCTTGCTCagtgcaaaaactgaaaaactcaTTTATTGGCTTCTTCCCCGTATTACAGTGGCTGCCCAAGTATAAACTTAAGGAACATGCCTGGGGTGACATCATGTCAGGCCTCATCGTCGGGATTATCCTAGTACCCCAGGCCATTGCATACTGCTTGCTGGCTGGCCTGCAGCCCATCTACGGACTTTACACGTCTTTCTTTGCCAACATCATCTACTTCATCATGGGTACCTCCCGGCATGTCTCCGTGGGAATCTTCAGTCTGATGAGCCTTATGGTGGGACAAGTGGTGGATCGGGAGGTGCAGCTTGCAGGATTTGACATGAGTGATGATAACCAGGTGGTTGCTATGAGCCCTGAAGACCTGTGGTACGGCAGTAACACTGCTAATACCACAAAGCTAAACTCAACTCTAGGAGCTTTCAATATGGAATGTGGGAAGGACTGCTATGCTATAAGCGTTGCAGCTGCCTTGACTTTAATGGCTGGAGTTTATcag ATACTGATGGCAGTGTTTCAGTTGGGTTTTGTATCAGTGTACCTGTCTGGACCAATGCTGGATGGCTTTGCCACAGGCGCTTCTCTCACAATTTTAACTGTGCAAGTCAAATACCTCCTGGGTATCAAGATCCCACGCACCCAGGGCTTTGGCACTCTTATTATCACCTGGATCAACATCTTTAGGAATATCCAGAACACCAACTCATGTGATGTAATCACCAGTGCCATCTGCATCACAGTCTTGGTGGTTGCCAAAGAGCTGGGTGATTGCTACAAAGACCGGCTAAAGATCCCACTCCCCACTGAACTAGTCGTGGTTGTAACAGCAACCCTAGTTTCATACTTTGCTGATCTTAACAGAGTGTATGGTTCTAGTATCTCTGGGGCAATTCCTACAGGTTTCATCCAACCTGAGGTACCCAGTTTAGGAATGATGGCAAGGGTTGCCTTGGATGCCATACCTCTTGCAGTCGTCAGTTTTGCCTTCACAGTTTCCCTCACCGAgatgtttgccaaaaagcacgGCTACACCACCAGGCCAAACCAGGAGATGCTGGCCATTGGCTTCTGTAACATCATACCATCCTTTTTTCACTGCTTCACCACCAGTGCAGCCCTTGCAAAAACGTTAGTCAAAGACTCTACAGGCTGCCACACCCAAGTTTCCAGCTTGATTAGCGCCTTTGTGGTTCTTCTTGTCTTGCTCTTCTTTGCCCCACTCTTCCACTCTTTGCAGAAGTGTGTCCTGGCCTGTATCATCATCGTCAGCTTGAGGGGAGCCCTGCGCAAATTCCGTAGTGTGCCCAGCCAGTGGCAGATCAACAAGGTGGACACCTTGATCTGGATTGTGACCATGTTGTCCTCAGCCTTGATCAGCACTGAAATGGGTCTGCTTGTAGGGGTGGTCTTCTCTATACTTTGTGTAGTGGCTCGTACCCAGCTTCCCCATATGGCCATTTTGGGCCAGATTCAAGACTCTGTCTTTTATGAAGACAGCAAAGAATACAAGAACCTCTCCACAATCCCCAAAGTGAAGATCTTCCGCTTTCAGGCACCCCTATACTACGCCAACAAGGACTTTTTTCTGCAGTCTCTCTATAAAACCTCAGGGCTTGATCCAGTGTTAGAAGAGGCCAAGAGGAAGAAGACAGAGAAGAAAGCCAAAGCGAAGGCTGCCAAACAGGCAAAAGAAAATGGACAAGACAAGTCCAATGGAAACACGCCCTTGATATTTACACCTGATGGGTTTGACTTCCACACCATTATCTTAGACTGTTCTTCCATGCAGTTCCTGGACACTACAGGGCTTGTGACCCTGAAGGGAATACTCAAAGACTATAAAGAAATTGGCATCAGCATCCTCCTGGCATGCTGTAACACCTCTGTAATTGATTCACTAAAACAAGGCAGTTACTTTGGGGCATATGAGAAAGACATCAGTACCTTGCTGTTTTATACAGTGCACAGTGCTGTTCAGTTTGCAGTAAGCAGGGAAGTTGCTATCATTGATTCTGTGGTTTAG